The following coding sequences lie in one Candidatus Rokuibacteriota bacterium genomic window:
- a CDS encoding FAD-dependent oxidoreductase, translated as MERYDLLVIGGGAAGINALKQGVKLGAKVALVDRGPLGGACINRG; from the coding sequence ATGGAACGCTACGATCTGCTCGTCATCGGTGGCGGGGCCGCCGGGATCAACGCCCTCAAGCAGGGCGTGAAGCTGGGGGCGAAAGTGGCCCTCGTGGACCGGGGCCCGCTCGGCGGGGCCTGCATCAACCGGGGGTGA